A single genomic interval of Deltaproteobacteria bacterium harbors:
- a CDS encoding 2-oxoacid:acceptor oxidoreductase subunit alpha, whose translation MTYKKSLTIEICGSSGDRSLAAGEILIKTLSDIGYHVISFDAYPAEIRGFGKTVAHMRAGREFMLSLSSKVDILISLNDRYALEQLKSLNDEGVVIFDNRPRDITYEDLPYDEDQAGKHQLGPGVYTEKEGWKEVTNGNISIAGHLGPGMYLYGVPLYQLSQKTTNESRSRNIVILGSVAALFNIPQKEFINNLTAKLGKKDKSVDAIVAAFEEGYRYVTENIVKLDPYSFERLSVDRKGYKLMDGNKAVAQGAIDAGCKLYAGYPITPATKIMEVLFTELPKHGGVVVQTEDEISAIGHVTGAAFAGVRAMTATSGPGFCLMTEFIGYNVMSENPIVVVDSQRGGPATGLPTKTEQSDLNHALFGGNGDTPRIVIAPTSVKECYQWTAEAFYMAEKYQMPVIVLIDLFLSLSVRNVFLDPLPDYKKGSNKFPAQEDMKLYLRQKITDDGISPRALPGQENGYQVVSGLEQNEYGTPVYDERSHTMMTEKRFSKIQAALENDVPPPERIGTKGRVKLGVISWGSTAGAVADALDSVLKEGKSVAMLKLIVINPLREKEIQAFLDDCEKVLVPELNYEGQFANWLLMHFQRKFYRYDKVAARPITHDEIEEEINRLLKEQIP comes from the coding sequence TTGACATATAAAAAAAGCCTGACAATCGAAATATGCGGGAGCTCCGGGGACAGGTCGCTTGCAGCAGGCGAGATACTGATAAAGACCCTGTCCGATATCGGGTATCATGTCATATCGTTTGATGCTTATCCTGCGGAGATAAGGGGATTCGGCAAAACTGTTGCACACATGAGGGCCGGCAGGGAATTCATGCTCAGCCTCAGCAGCAAGGTCGACATACTAATTTCTTTGAATGACCGGTACGCCCTCGAGCAGCTGAAAAGTTTAAACGATGAAGGTGTCGTCATATTTGATAACAGACCGAGGGATATTACTTATGAAGATTTGCCATACGATGAAGATCAAGCGGGCAAACACCAACTCGGTCCCGGTGTATACACGGAAAAAGAGGGATGGAAAGAGGTTACAAACGGGAATATAAGTATTGCAGGGCATCTTGGACCAGGTATGTATCTTTACGGCGTACCTCTTTACCAATTGAGCCAGAAAACAACAAATGAGTCCAGGTCAAGAAACATAGTTATTCTTGGCTCTGTTGCAGCACTGTTTAACATACCCCAAAAAGAATTTATAAATAATCTCACTGCAAAGCTCGGGAAAAAAGATAAGAGTGTTGACGCCATTGTTGCTGCATTTGAAGAAGGGTACAGGTATGTGACTGAAAATATTGTAAAGCTCGATCCCTACAGTTTTGAAAGGCTGTCGGTGGACAGGAAAGGCTACAAACTGATGGACGGGAACAAGGCTGTTGCACAGGGGGCCATTGATGCCGGGTGCAAGCTGTATGCAGGATATCCTATTACGCCTGCAACGAAGATCATGGAGGTTCTGTTTACAGAACTGCCGAAGCACGGCGGTGTTGTCGTGCAGACCGAGGATGAGATCTCAGCCATAGGTCATGTTACAGGTGCTGCATTTGCAGGTGTAAGGGCTATGACTGCAACCTCAGGACCCGGCTTCTGTCTCATGACAGAGTTCATAGGATACAATGTGATGTCGGAAAATCCTATTGTTGTGGTTGACAGCCAGAGGGGAGGGCCTGCAACAGGCCTGCCCACAAAAACAGAGCAGTCCGATCTTAACCACGCTTTATTCGGAGGCAACGGAGATACACCACGCATTGTTATAGCACCCACAAGCGTCAAAGAATGTTATCAATGGACAGCAGAGGCATTCTACATGGCTGAAAAGTACCAGATGCCTGTAATTGTTCTTATAGACCTGTTTTTATCATTATCTGTCAGAAATGTTTTTCTCGACCCGTTACCGGATTACAAAAAAGGCAGCAATAAATTCCCGGCACAGGAAGATATGAAGCTTTATCTCCGTCAGAAGATAACAGACGATGGTATATCACCAAGAGCGCTTCCAGGGCAGGAAAATGGGTATCAGGTTGTTTCAGGGCTCGAGCAGAATGAGTATGGAACGCCTGTTTATGACGAACGCTCTCACACAATGATGACGGAAAAAAGGTTCAGTAAGATACAGGCAGCACTTGAGAACGATGTCCCACCGCCGGAGAGAATAGGTACAAAGGGCAGGGTAAAACTTGGTGTGATATCATGGGGCTCGACAGCAGGTGCGGTTGCAGACGCACTTGACAGTGTTTTAAAGGAGGGGAAGAGCGTAGCAATGCTCAAGCTCATCGTTATTAATCCACTCAGGGAAAAGGAGATACAGGCATTCCTGGACGACTGCGAAAAGGTGCTGGTGCCGGAACTGAACTATGAGGGACAATTTGCAAACTGGCTTTTAATGCACTTTCAGAGGAAATTCTACAGGTATGACAAGGTTGCAGCAAGGCCTATCACGCACGATGAGATAGAGGAAGAAATAAATAGATTGTTAAAGGAACAAATCCCATGA
- a CDS encoding MMPL family transporter has translation MKKLVELSIKHPWRVLIFIAMLTIIAAYFAVDVPVEDDIMKTLPEHDPQVTLFNNIGKRFGGTDYFLVVMEGNNLFNHSSLEKLKNITDKLQSLPELNSVESLTNVEAIKASHGELDISKFIEHIPDNKQALEEIKQDAISNKLYRGNLISPNGKALAILCQIKKDVNSESLVNIIGKIIQPFKGPENIYLIGVPVDNDIISKAIHSDLGRLLPLAILLNIVIMFILFRNFISVILRLTPALIAIVITVGLMGITHTPFTMLSVGMPTLLIALGSIYSIHIMTRYYQLLEHTKDNESALRSMIKELGMPMLFIGLITSIGFFANISSTIIQVKQAGIFAGIGILISMFVSVTFVPALLTLRHKGKEEELINNKKRFNHFLENLSVWVQKHNYTILIIGIGLAVIAIYNVKTINTETDITKFFKADSVVRKTSAKAVKNFGGIFVLQILVHGDINSPAVLNTMVKLEDELDTINGVHYPFSVADLIETMNQVLHDNNPAYHAIPDTKNAIAQYMLLYSMSDQKLLDTLITPDSKETIIQARIGKFGFHEIEQIVNQIKQKIQPLETRDIHFTLTGSPMLIITINKHLIENQEASLYISIIAVFLLLSIVFRSLIGGLITLIPLLIKVSYNYGIMELFHIPLNVATGLIASMTIGVGVDYIIHFVMGFRERYKEGSSHSIDTAMKEATVITGRSILNSAIVLVGDFSVLTLSSFLPMIYFGILSASMVIYSSIVSITLFPALLQIAHKHLKWLKK, from the coding sequence ATGAAAAAATTAGTTGAGCTATCCATAAAACATCCATGGCGAGTCCTTATATTTATTGCCATGCTTACAATAATAGCGGCTTATTTTGCCGTAGATGTACCCGTTGAAGACGACATCATGAAAACGCTTCCGGAGCATGACCCGCAGGTAACACTGTTTAACAATATAGGAAAACGTTTTGGCGGCACAGATTATTTCCTTGTTGTAATGGAAGGAAACAACCTGTTTAATCATTCAAGCCTTGAGAAACTGAAGAATATTACAGATAAGCTTCAATCGCTTCCGGAACTCAACAGCGTTGAGAGTCTTACAAATGTTGAAGCTATAAAGGCAAGTCATGGTGAACTCGATATCTCAAAATTTATAGAGCATATACCGGATAATAAACAGGCATTGGAAGAGATTAAGCAGGACGCGATCTCAAACAAGCTGTATCGCGGAAATCTTATTTCTCCAAATGGAAAGGCACTTGCCATACTGTGTCAGATCAAAAAGGATGTAAACAGCGAATCCCTCGTAAATATAATAGGCAAAATCATTCAGCCTTTCAAAGGGCCTGAGAATATTTACTTAATAGGTGTACCCGTTGATAATGATATCATAAGCAAAGCAATACATTCTGATTTGGGCAGGCTACTTCCTCTGGCTATACTGCTCAACATAGTCATAATGTTTATCCTGTTCCGCAATTTTATAAGCGTGATCTTAAGGCTTACCCCTGCACTCATTGCCATAGTAATCACTGTTGGACTCATGGGCATCACGCACACCCCTTTTACTATGCTTTCGGTGGGCATGCCTACCCTGCTGATCGCCCTCGGCAGCATATACAGCATACACATTATGACAAGGTATTACCAGTTGCTTGAACATACAAAGGACAATGAAAGTGCATTAAGAAGTATGATAAAAGAACTCGGTATGCCAATGCTTTTCATCGGCTTGATAACCTCTATTGGATTTTTTGCCAACATATCCTCCACAATCATACAGGTAAAACAAGCGGGGATATTCGCCGGTATAGGCATACTCATCTCTATGTTTGTTTCTGTAACATTTGTACCGGCTCTTCTCACACTCAGACATAAGGGAAAAGAGGAAGAACTCATAAATAATAAAAAACGCTTCAACCATTTTCTTGAGAACCTCTCCGTATGGGTACAAAAACACAACTATACAATACTCATTATAGGCATAGGACTCGCTGTTATCGCTATCTATAATGTAAAAACCATCAATACGGAAACAGACATAACAAAATTTTTCAAAGCTGATTCTGTTGTGAGGAAAACATCTGCAAAGGCTGTCAAAAACTTTGGCGGGATATTTGTGCTTCAGATTCTTGTACATGGTGACATAAATTCCCCTGCGGTCCTGAACACCATGGTCAAACTTGAAGATGAATTGGATACGATTAACGGGGTTCATTATCCATTCAGTGTAGCTGACCTCATCGAGACAATGAATCAGGTGCTACACGACAATAATCCAGCATACCATGCGATACCGGATACAAAGAATGCCATAGCCCAGTACATGCTTCTGTATTCAATGTCGGACCAAAAATTACTTGATACGCTGATCACGCCCGACTCCAAAGAAACGATCATCCAGGCGAGGATTGGCAAGTTCGGGTTTCATGAGATAGAACAGATCGTTAATCAGATCAAACAGAAGATACAGCCCCTTGAAACAAGGGACATTCATTTTACCCTGACCGGTTCACCTATGCTTATAATAACCATAAATAAACACCTCATAGAAAATCAGGAGGCAAGCCTCTACATATCCATTATAGCCGTCTTTCTCCTGTTATCCATTGTATTCAGATCGTTGATAGGCGGTTTGATCACACTTATCCCGCTGCTAATAAAGGTCAGCTACAACTACGGAATCATGGAGCTCTTCCATATACCTCTGAACGTTGCAACAGGGCTTATAGCAAGCATGACTATCGGCGTTGGTGTGGACTATATCATACATTTTGTCATGGGATTCAGGGAGAGATACAAAGAGGGATCAAGTCATTCCATTGATACTGCCATGAAAGAGGCAACCGTTATCACAGGCAGATCAATACTGAACAGTGCTATAGTACTTGTCGGAGACTTTTCAGTGCTTACACTTTCAAGCTTCCTTCCGATGATCTACTTCGGCATCCTGTCTGCAAGCATGGTTATATACAGTTCTATTGTTTCTATAACCCTGTTCCCTGCCCTGCTTCAGATAGCCCATAAGCATCTAAAATGGCTGAAAAAATAA
- a CDS encoding transcriptional repressor, with product MNNEVLIKRRIISELSDRGFRNSSSRNVVITAFAESNKHLNIEELHKIVKRIKPKIGFATVYRTLKLLVENGFAREVDFKDGFTRYELQKKSPDQHYHMICIKCKNVIEFDDKGIEQIKQTVCIKTGFKPLYYRLEIFGVCKKCSKKRG from the coding sequence GTGAATAACGAGGTTTTGATTAAAAGAAGAATCATTTCAGAACTTTCTGATAGAGGCTTTAGAAATAGCTCCAGCAGAAACGTTGTTATTACCGCATTTGCTGAAAGTAACAAGCATTTAAACATTGAAGAGCTTCATAAAATTGTAAAACGGATTAAGCCGAAAATCGGGTTTGCTACAGTTTATAGAACATTAAAACTGCTTGTAGAAAATGGCTTTGCAAGGGAAGTTGATTTTAAAGATGGATTTACAAGGTATGAACTCCAGAAGAAATCCCCTGATCAACATTATCACATGATCTGCATAAAATGTAAAAACGTAATAGAATTCGATGATAAAGGAATAGAACAGATAAAACAAACCGTATGTATAAAAACCGGGTTTAAACCATTATATTACAGGCTTGAGATATTCGGGGTCTGTAAAAAATGCAGCAAAAAAAGAGGCTGA
- a CDS encoding carboxypeptidase regulatory-like domain-containing protein: MNLKRVVQLASFLALAGVLSAGCSGSNGSTGPAGAAGTPGTPALSTGSISGTVLDSATQKPITGATVAINPAVAANVSTDTNGGFVFSNIPIGSYQAVISASGYNQFTSSIIPVVAGVTSTTQLIIVHGPYQAPLISGLLNKLNVGYASNVTLNANVTDPNNLPFTCQWTISSPLSTAPVLSGSTSCLSASFTTDTFAALASMNPSLVDPVGGLLVNRDAIVPISYNEMGSYTVTLSATNSKGIVSSSSVTVRASDKQTGIANVAVGVPVYLSFTEATPSFSFVRPAGSSAVTSTVAGGPYTIVTFTPDVAGKYGITETTYNNSFIIVAGTWVGVGAPVSGGYTNCVGCHNGTLTGNFAPWSQTPHASMFTNGINGVLGSHYGSSCEPCHTVGFDQATTANNNGFDDVAALYGWTFPHILQPSNWNNMVATAPTVSALANIQCENCHGPSNSLAHHSSSLSFDLQERVGWTAGVCNQCHDAPTHHVMGTQWEQSPHAQYDLAMNEGTIQNSPNAAHCGRCHSAQGFAAYLDQIAGYGYTGATNVLGFGGMTITALAGIGLTVSQVQPQTCQACHDPHDDSLPHQLRIYDTTILAAGFTVNSVGAGAVCMQCHNTRNGLHNDSTGISNYSAPHTPSQADILMGQNSYFTGITGTTTIFVSKHANIGDTCATCHMQLNPDNPNNAAYSHEFAISNADQGQLCANCHGSGVTGYGLQTEVQGLLNQLETNLSNTVIAAINFSASSGYTIWASNTKTIATPVTAAAFSEVHGQQGYQLWDSSNATFTLAIGSITATTGSAPGPVFWINSAANPLTTTVLEAGWNYALVDSEGSLGIHNPTYVLTILNNTLNQLP, translated from the coding sequence ATGAATTTAAAAAGAGTAGTGCAACTTGCAAGTTTTTTGGCACTTGCAGGTGTATTATCGGCAGGATGTAGTGGTAGTAATGGGAGTACCGGACCGGCAGGTGCGGCAGGAACTCCAGGGACACCGGCGTTAAGCACGGGTAGTATATCTGGAACTGTGCTTGATAGTGCAACACAAAAACCTATAACAGGTGCTACTGTAGCGATAAACCCTGCAGTCGCAGCAAATGTATCAACCGATACGAATGGAGGGTTTGTATTTTCAAACATTCCAATAGGGTCATATCAGGCTGTTATAAGTGCTTCAGGGTATAATCAGTTTACATCATCCATAATACCTGTTGTTGCAGGGGTAACATCGACGACCCAACTCATTATAGTCCACGGGCCTTATCAGGCTCCGTTGATCTCCGGCCTTTTAAACAAGTTGAATGTCGGCTATGCATCTAATGTTACATTAAATGCAAATGTGACAGATCCTAATAATTTACCGTTCACTTGCCAATGGACTATATCATCACCTTTATCAACAGCTCCGGTGCTTTCAGGCTCAACGAGCTGTTTGTCCGCATCGTTTACAACGGATACCTTTGCAGCTCTGGCATCTATGAATCCTTCTTTGGTGGATCCAGTAGGCGGATTATTGGTTAACAGAGATGCCATCGTCCCTATCAGCTATAATGAGATGGGCAGTTACACGGTTACACTTTCCGCGACAAACTCAAAGGGTATAGTGAGCAGCTCCAGTGTTACAGTAAGGGCAAGTGATAAACAGACGGGTATAGCAAATGTGGCAGTTGGCGTTCCGGTATATCTGAGTTTTACCGAGGCAACACCGAGCTTCTCTTTTGTAAGGCCCGCAGGTTCATCTGCAGTAACTTCAACTGTAGCGGGAGGCCCATATACAATTGTAACATTTACACCTGATGTGGCAGGTAAATATGGCATAACAGAAACAACCTATAACAATAGCTTCATAATTGTAGCAGGTACATGGGTAGGTGTTGGAGCCCCTGTATCGGGCGGTTATACTAATTGTGTAGGATGTCATAATGGTACTTTAACAGGCAATTTTGCTCCGTGGTCGCAAACACCCCATGCGAGCATGTTTACCAACGGCATTAACGGCGTACTTGGCAGCCATTACGGATCGTCATGCGAGCCATGTCACACGGTCGGATTTGATCAAGCTACAACAGCTAATAACAACGGGTTCGATGATGTTGCAGCACTGTATGGATGGACATTCCCGCATATTCTTCAGCCATCAAACTGGAACAACATGGTTGCAACAGCTCCTACAGTTTCAGCACTTGCCAATATACAGTGTGAAAACTGCCACGGACCGAGTAATTCTTTAGCGCATCACAGTAGTTCACTTTCTTTTGATCTGCAGGAAAGGGTTGGATGGACAGCAGGAGTCTGCAACCAGTGTCACGACGCGCCAACACACCACGTTATGGGTACCCAGTGGGAGCAGTCACCGCATGCACAGTATGATCTTGCTATGAACGAAGGCACTATTCAGAATAGTCCCAACGCAGCTCATTGCGGAAGATGTCATTCAGCGCAGGGTTTTGCTGCGTATCTTGATCAGATTGCAGGGTATGGTTATACAGGCGCGACAAACGTATTGGGATTTGGAGGTATGACTATAACCGCACTTGCAGGTATTGGTCTTACGGTTTCGCAGGTACAGCCTCAGACATGTCAGGCATGTCATGATCCGCATGATGACTCACTACCACATCAATTAAGGATATATGACACTACAATACTTGCAGCAGGGTTTACGGTAAACTCAGTCGGGGCAGGTGCAGTATGTATGCAGTGTCATAACACACGTAATGGTTTGCACAATGATTCAACCGGTATTTCGAATTATTCAGCACCGCACACACCATCACAGGCTGATATACTTATGGGACAAAACTCGTACTTCACAGGCATTACAGGAACAACCACAATCTTCGTGTCCAAGCATGCAAACATTGGAGATACCTGTGCAACATGCCACATGCAGCTTAATCCGGATAATCCGAACAATGCTGCGTATTCGCATGAGTTTGCTATATCGAACGCTGATCAGGGACAGCTTTGCGCAAACTGTCATGGTTCGGGTGTTACAGGCTACGGCTTACAAACAGAGGTTCAGGGTTTACTGAATCAGCTTGAAACGAACCTTTCTAATACTGTAATTGCTGCAATCAACTTTTCAGCTTCATCAGGTTATACAATATGGGCTTCAAACACAAAGACAATCGCAACTCCTGTAACGGCAGCAGCATTCTCGGAAGTGCACGGACAGCAGGGCTACCAGTTGTGGGATTCCTCTAACGCAACATTCACACTTGCGATTGGTTCTATAACAGCAACAACAGGTTCTGCCCCGGGTCCTGTATTCTGGATCAATAGTGCAGCAAATCCTCTAACCACGACGGTTTTGGAAGCAGGCTGGAACTATGCACTTGTTGACAGTGAGGGCAGTCTTGGAATACACAACCCGACTTACGT
- a CDS encoding FAD-dependent oxidoreductase, whose amino-acid sequence MVNKKIIILARLVEKGVGLKNMKEEKTYLSSERESFDHLTAARRVERTVFFSTNKKDFAWMRENVPCQTACPALTNIPGYIYADYQERYGRSYEINRYVNILPGVLGRICSRPCELACRHGWPGFGESVAICHLKRIASDFKPEGHRIEEFMFGPSGKKVAVVGSGPSGLGAAHDLAIFGHKVTIYEALEHPGGMLRYGIPEFRLPRNILDVEISNILRLGVDLNAGVRVGRDIKLEELLNAYDAVLLTTGTYSPNKLGIKGQELDHVYSGLDFMMDANSGRDVFVGSKVLVVGGGYTAMDCARTSLRLGAKRVIINVLTTEDYITVNRDELNEVKTENVEIRGLVSIEQIERSGNGLAVRFRRNRLGGYGEKGERLAVPIKGSDFTDEADSIIYAIGQRPETGFVKSVLKLEKNGMITFDRSSSATDVKGLFAAGDFGTGASTVIESISSGRIAAWSIDRYLVDRTRRKKVVRFEKYSEKQRERAWDFIPRQSMPTLPVKERVDQVEVELGLNRTLGKEEAKRCYLCYLKFEIDVTRCIYCRYCMDVCPTNCIHTTKDVITEEDGRQRLIATDNWKEVSAIVIDNNNCIRCGNCKKVCPVECIDVVKAELIEQDVEV is encoded by the coding sequence ATGGTAAACAAAAAAATCATTATATTGGCAAGACTGGTAGAGAAGGGAGTTGGGTTAAAGAATATGAAAGAAGAAAAAACATATCTTTCGTCTGAGAGAGAATCATTCGATCACCTGACAGCTGCACGCCGGGTCGAGAGGACTGTTTTTTTCTCAACCAACAAAAAGGACTTTGCATGGATGAGGGAGAATGTTCCATGCCAGACAGCATGCCCTGCATTAACAAACATTCCGGGCTATATATACGCCGATTATCAGGAAAGATACGGCAGGTCTTACGAGATCAACCGTTATGTGAACATCCTGCCAGGCGTGCTCGGGAGGATCTGCTCAAGGCCCTGCGAACTCGCATGCAGGCACGGATGGCCCGGTTTTGGTGAATCGGTTGCAATATGCCATTTGAAAAGGATTGCAAGCGATTTTAAGCCCGAAGGGCACCGCATAGAAGAATTTATGTTTGGACCTTCCGGTAAGAAAGTCGCTGTTGTCGGTTCCGGACCTTCGGGTCTTGGTGCTGCACACGATCTTGCCATATTCGGTCATAAGGTAACAATATATGAGGCGCTTGAACACCCCGGAGGCATGCTCAGATACGGCATACCGGAATTCAGGCTTCCAAGGAACATACTGGATGTTGAGATCTCAAACATACTCAGGCTCGGTGTTGATCTGAATGCAGGTGTGCGTGTGGGCAGGGATATAAAACTTGAGGAACTTCTTAATGCCTACGATGCTGTGCTGCTTACCACAGGCACCTACAGTCCGAACAAGCTCGGCATAAAAGGTCAAGAACTCGATCATGTTTACTCGGGTCTTGATTTTATGATGGATGCGAATTCTGGCAGGGACGTTTTTGTAGGCAGTAAGGTCCTTGTTGTGGGCGGCGGGTATACAGCCATGGATTGTGCCAGAACATCGCTGAGGCTTGGTGCAAAAAGGGTGATTATAAATGTGCTTACAACAGAGGATTACATCACGGTAAACAGGGATGAACTCAACGAGGTGAAGACCGAAAATGTTGAGATAAGGGGGCTTGTTTCAATAGAGCAGATTGAGCGTTCCGGTAACGGTCTTGCTGTAAGGTTCAGGAGAAACAGGCTCGGAGGGTACGGTGAAAAAGGTGAGAGGCTTGCTGTACCGATAAAGGGGTCAGATTTTACGGATGAGGCAGATAGTATAATCTATGCCATAGGCCAGAGGCCGGAAACTGGTTTTGTAAAAAGTGTGTTAAAACTTGAAAAGAACGGCATGATAACATTTGACAGGTCAAGCTCAGCAACGGACGTAAAAGGTCTTTTTGCTGCAGGTGATTTCGGAACCGGTGCATCCACTGTCATAGAATCTATATCATCCGGACGCATTGCTGCATGGAGTATCGACAGATATCTTGTAGACAGGACACGGAGAAAAAAGGTTGTAAGGTTCGAGAAATACTCAGAAAAACAGAGGGAGCGGGCATGGGATTTTATTCCAAGGCAGAGCATGCCTACGCTTCCGGTAAAGGAACGTGTAGATCAGGTAGAGGTAGAACTCGGACTTAACAGGACACTTGGCAAGGAAGAGGCAAAAAGATGCTACCTGTGCTACCTCAAGTTCGAGATAGATGTAACAAGGTGTATATACTGCCGGTACTGCATGGATGTATGTCCGACAAACTGCATACATACAACAAAGGACGTTATAACGGAAGAGGACGGCAGGCAGAGACTGATTGCTACGGATAACTGGAAGGAGGTAAGCGCCATTGTTATCGACAACAACAACTGCATAAGATGCGGTAATTGCAAGAAGGTATGTCCGGTGGAGTGCATAGATGTTGTCAAGGCTGAGCTTATAGAGCAGGACGTAGAGGTATAG
- a CDS encoding thiamine pyrophosphate-dependent enzyme yields MNKIDEYVKPEVYYPDNDIQEIKEKGVLQYRSERLPTWCPGCGYFGIETALTNGLSNLNIKPKDLIVVSGIGCVGRYPFFIRGYGMHTLHGRALPVASGAKLARPELTVLALIGDGDGLGIGAGHLPHTIRRNPDITCVLFDNAIYGLTKGQTSPMTPQHQVTRSHPMGNPDPKMNPVLLALSYGATYVARGFAGLPDEMQKLFEEGIKHNGFSFIHIMSPCVTFDKVNYLYDNLRSWVRPLPHDYDNTNLDKAFDIARNSELYTGILYKQK; encoded by the coding sequence ATGAATAAAATAGATGAATACGTAAAACCGGAGGTGTATTACCCGGACAATGACATTCAGGAGATAAAAGAAAAAGGTGTGCTCCAGTATAGGTCTGAAAGACTTCCTACGTGGTGTCCGGGGTGCGGTTATTTTGGCATAGAGACCGCACTAACCAACGGACTCAGCAATCTAAACATAAAGCCCAAAGACCTTATAGTTGTATCAGGTATCGGATGTGTCGGCCGGTACCCGTTTTTTATAAGGGGTTATGGCATGCATACCCTCCATGGAAGGGCCCTTCCTGTGGCATCCGGAGCAAAACTTGCAAGACCTGAATTGACAGTCCTTGCATTGATTGGTGATGGTGACGGACTCGGTATAGGCGCAGGACACCTGCCCCATACTATAAGACGAAATCCAGACATAACATGCGTTCTGTTTGACAACGCCATATACGGATTGACGAAGGGACAGACCAGTCCCATGACCCCGCAGCATCAGGTAACAAGATCTCACCCTATGGGAAATCCTGACCCAAAGATGAACCCCGTATTGCTGGCACTATCTTACGGTGCAACGTATGTTGCAAGAGGGTTTGCAGGTCTGCCTGATGAGATGCAGAAATTGTTTGAAGAGGGCATCAAACACAATGGATTCTCTTTTATACACATAATGAGTCCATGCGTTACGTTTGATAAAGTTAATTATCTCTATGACAACCTGAGAAGCTGGGTAAGACCTCTTCCCCATGACTATGATAACACCAATCTCGACAAAGCCTTTGATATTGCAAGGAATTCCGAGCTATACACAGGTATTTTATACAAACAAAAATAA
- a CDS encoding NAD(P)/FAD-dependent oxidoreductase: MAKKSLKYVIIGDGHAGNSAAETLRKGNHDAEIIIISSKPTHYFDHSLLAAFLLDKKDITSLYLYPYTWYKQNNIKLRLNQTVTKVIPEKHELILAHNERIHYDRLLVASGAKPKLPESLSRYKNLLTVFTDAVDALKIRDRLWKFKHVTMVGGDCIALHLAGAMLKSGKSVTFILNEYNFWPLEYDETVKSKLMESLQKKHIEVIADDVTTEIVKDGTGLNVMTKNGKIVKTDLAFLTSGMVPNIDFLDGSGIDIQTGILVDEYMHTSAQDVWAAGECATVYYPELKDYRQTTGEINAKMLGNISARNMLDERKVVSLAEPGKITIEGEDFITYGWKGFSIDI, from the coding sequence ATGGCAAAAAAGTCTTTAAAATATGTTATCATAGGCGACGGCCATGCAGGCAACAGCGCTGCCGAGACACTCAGAAAAGGAAACCATGATGCTGAAATAATAATCATATCATCCAAACCCACACACTACTTTGATCACAGCCTTCTTGCCGCTTTCCTGCTGGATAAAAAGGATATAACCTCCCTCTACTTATACCCGTACACATGGTACAAGCAGAATAATATTAAGCTTAGGCTTAACCAGACCGTTACAAAAGTTATTCCGGAAAAACACGAGCTTATATTGGCACACAACGAACGTATACATTATGACAGGCTCCTTGTTGCATCAGGGGCAAAGCCAAAACTGCCTGAATCCCTGTCAAGATACAAAAATCTCCTTACGGTATTTACAGATGCCGTTGATGCCTTGAAAATAAGGGATAGGCTATGGAAATTTAAGCATGTAACAATGGTCGGAGGGGACTGCATTGCTCTGCATCTTGCCGGAGCAATGTTAAAATCAGGCAAATCGGTTACTTTTATACTTAACGAATATAATTTCTGGCCACTTGAGTATGATGAAACAGTAAAGAGCAAACTCATGGAAAGTCTTCAAAAGAAACACATTGAGGTGATTGCTGATGATGTGACAACAGAGATTGTAAAGGACGGTACAGGTCTTAATGTCATGACAAAGAATGGTAAAATCGTAAAAACAGACCTTGCGTTTCTCACCTCCGGTATGGTCCCTAACATAGATTTTCTTGATGGGAGCGGTATAGATATTCAGACCGGCATACTCGTCGATGAATACATGCATACAAGTGCACAGGATGTATGGGCAGCAGGGGAATGCGCCACTGTTTATTATCCTGAATTGAAGGATTACCGTCAGACAACCGGGGAGATAAATGCAAAGATGCTTGGAAACATATCTGCAAGAAACATGCTCGATGAAAGAAAGGTTGTAAGCCTTGCTGAACCCGGCAAGATAACGATCGAGGGAGAAGATTTTATTACCTACGGGTGGAAAGGATTTTCAATTGACATATAA